A window of Narcine bancroftii isolate sNarBan1 chromosome 6, sNarBan1.hap1, whole genome shotgun sequence genomic DNA:
CACTCACCAAGTTTCTTGTTGTCATCAACCTTGTTGAGAAAAAAGTTATATCTCAGACTTACCAAAGCCAGTAAGATTCAATGATATTCCAAAACTAATAGTGTGTCTCAGACAATTCTGGCAATCTTCTTCATTTGATTCAGTTGAGGGAGCCAAAAGGTCATCATTGATACAATACAGTATTGCCCTTCTGTCTATATTCAAGATATTCCGTTTATTCTAAAATCAAGAGTCGAGTAGCTCTCCAAATCTCATTAATCTATAGGAAGGGACAACAAGGAATACAATCCCAGAGCAACAAAGTTCTGTTATCTAACAAATGCATGGTCACAATCTACTCCATTTCCTAAAATCCAGGGACACAAATATTACAATGTCTCTGACACACTGGTAATTTAACAGATCTGAAAATCAAACTCTTTCTGTAAAGAGATCAGTTATAAGCTGGTTTAACTTGTTAATCATCATAACCTTTTAATTCTCAATTGCTatttctatcaagagcatccaacTATCTGTAAAAGGTCCAGAGGTGGAAGCTTAAAATGCAAGTACAAACTTTTACCAGTGCATCTGAATTTACATATTCAAAGTTGACACAAAGATGTGGCTTTACATGtcagggagagaaaaaaataactccACTGCTCATTATTGAGACCTAATGCAAAATGGTGAAAGTGTAAAGGAACCAGCCTTTGAAGTGTTAAACAGATCTCTTTACGAAGCAGATTTGTAAAAACTAggtcctttcaggtggaccctctgcCTTGAGGGCGGCGGCAGGAGCAGATTTTAACCTGCAGattcacctttcaggtggcattAAGTCTGCTTTCAGcgttgcctggtccacctgaaagggcctattcatatccaggAGGTGCCTCagagccacccctgccctgacggcccCCGCTGACCTCCCCTCCCTAGTAGGGCAGGGTCTGTCAAGAAGTGGGGCAGGCGTCAGGCATCGGGGAGTGTGTCCGTCAGGTCTTGTGGCAGGGggatgtcaggcagcagggagttgggtcactGGCTGATaggtcatcagcctgcccccagGCAGTCACTtacagtggctgtacattcagctACCTTGGCGGAGCCTGGCACCCCGCCAATTGTCCCTCCCTGAGGAGGGTTGGTGTCGGCGCCTAGGAGCATTGATATGAGTATGTCTTTAgccgcatgggggggggggggggggggaagagaagataTGCAGCTTTACAATGGGGTGTTCagaccacctgaaagggcctactgaAATGCTTGCTTCATCTAGTTATGGCTAGTTTAGTAATCTGGTTATAATCCTTCAAATGCCTCACATTGAGTGACAAAGAAAACAGGGTACGGGTTGAAACCAAGGAAAGGCAACCAATCTTCTAAATCAATCTTGATCTTCATTTAATGTACATTTTATACTCACCTTAATAAGGTTGATCTGATGTTCAGCACAGAGTGCCTCTACCAACTTAACATACTGTGCCTCATCACAATTACTTGCCAGGACACACAAGTGGGCTTGTCGTCTTGagagattaaaaagaaaaaaaattaccaaaataATCGTAAGCCCCAGCATGACTACCCCTAGttaagtggatcagatgaagtaCTGTCCCAGCTGACAAAACCCTACTTGTGTTTCTACTAACATCCTTACTAGATGACACCTACTAAAGTTCAAATAACTATTTGCAACTCGGTACCTCATGTTCACACAatttaaaaatctggcaatttgaCACTATATGTGTATTTCTCGTCATCTCATATAACACATTATTTTACTTTATAGTGTCAATGAGCAAATCCAAGATTTTTTTCACTATTTGCACTAGATTACCCTTACTTCACATTGCATCCAGTATATATTGTAGTTATCATtgaagatcatttataaaaaacaCATCAATACTCACTTATCCAGCACTTTGGCAGCTTCCCGTAGACCACAGCACAAGCCATCGTGGATGTACGCAGTTTTCAGCACCTCCTGAAGAGCAGTGTTGACATCCATGACACCTCCTGCTGCTATGCTAGGAAGGTGGTGAAAATTATACAAATTGCTGGTAACTATTTATTGATAGGAACAATAGATCATTTAAGAAAACCACAGTTGAGCCACAAAGTTGTCAGAAAATTGCTTTCACTCATTCTTAAGAGTGGAGGGGTATCCGACAACAAAAATTCATCAATCCAACAATGCAGCTTAGTTATACAGGTGTGTGCTGCTTAACGTCCAGTCGGGCAACATCCAACCACATATATCCATCATCCGTAGTCCAAGAGGGTTACAATGGAGTTCAGTCAGATATCCCGATCAGAGAAAGTGAGAACGGGACATAGCGAATGTAACCAGAACTGAAGAAGAGGCAAGAGAAAAGGAAACTGCAAAAGGAGaacaggtgcagaagaggttcactgttaCAGGGTTAGCCAAATTCTTTGCAAACCATAACAGCTTGCTGAGGAATGCACAtgcttgcgtgtgtgtgtgtgaagaaatttatgaaaagaaaaagcaaactaggcaaacaacactggacatattcctgaagaagtCAACACCTCCCCAAGGAaagcctcagccaggtccttcaggcattacagtgacagttcatcaatggaggttattcAATCTGAAACTCCTAAAGAGTGAAACAAtatgaaaaagttgagaacagtgatgtggatgatCTTGATCTTcttgttaaattgtgtgtgataaaGGCTAATATAGTGTTTACATATGAGTATAAAAAGTGAAGTAAAAAATTGATTATAAGTTCAGAATGCCatatagtggggtgggggggtggggcaccTTTTACCACGCATGGGtcagatggtgaatcagtgggcTGCATTGATTTTTTTGGTGGTATTGGACAGGGGGCAGCAGTGCCAGATTGGGGTGGGAACACTGGACATGTGGGGGGTAGATCACAGTCTGGATAAATTCAGATCCTGGCTGTAGGTTGCACACCCCGCCATATAGTTTTGTAATGTATGCACAGTAACATGGTGTTCACACATCCATATTGCATAACACCCagtttcacagaatgtatcaAGGACATTAAACGGCACATACCTGTAATTGTAAAATAGCCATCACTTTTGGAAGACAAATGGGAAAATATCTTCacataaaattaaaatagttttaacaTGGAAATATTTTGGTAATTTATTCAAGACTTGCACTTTCACATGTTATGAACATCTTAGTAATTATTTTATCATATGCATACAAGAGATACTAACAGGACCTGGTAATTGGCATCCCACACATCCATAATTCACCCCTGTGGGAAAGGGATCCTTTTTCATAGATTAATTAAGCAGTAGGGACCTCCCACACTACATCCTCATCCTAAcaagaagctgcaggaattcaaccAGCTCCCAACTGTTCACCCTTGTAACacaggcaacaatagcaaatagaaatggacatctgttcaaaatgagtggaggaaagttttgagatgtcaggttttttttaagagtggtgggtgccaagAATGTATTGCTTGGGGTGGTGGTGCAGGCTGATACAATAGAGGCATTCAAAagatttagataggcacatggatgcaataaAAAATAGAAGGGTATGGCTATGAAATAAGGAAGGAtaagattattgtggagtaggtttatataggtcagcacactgtgggccaaaggacttGTACTGTAACTCAACATGTCAGGCAACCAACATATCAGGCAACATCTTTTTAAGTTTACATTTTGTCTTTAGGTTAATGAGAACACATCCTGGCTGTTTCCTCCCTGCACAATCCATGAAGCAGCCCACCATCTATCTCTCAACCTCTTGCCATCCCAACACTCTT
This region includes:
- the rps12 gene encoding small ribosomal subunit protein eS12 isoform X3, with the translated sequence MAEECIAAGGVMDVNTALQEVLKTAYIHDGLCCGLREAAKVLDKRQAHLCVLASNCDEAQYVKLVEALCAEHQINLIKVDDNKKLGEWVGLCKIDREGKPRKVVGCSCVVVKDYGKDSQAKDVIDNYFRAK
- the rps12 gene encoding small ribosomal subunit protein eS12 isoform X1 translates to MVGARVGAGNTRASQARTGGSSKAGEGIAAGGVMDVNTALQEVLKTAYIHDGLCCGLREAAKVLDKRQAHLCVLASNCDEAQYVKLVEALCAEHQINLIKVDDNKKLGEWVGLCKIDREGKPRKVVGCSCVVVKDYGKDSQAKDVIDNYFRAK
- the rps12 gene encoding small ribosomal subunit protein eS12 isoform X2 translates to MATNPTSIAAGGVMDVNTALQEVLKTAYIHDGLCCGLREAAKVLDKRQAHLCVLASNCDEAQYVKLVEALCAEHQINLIKVDDNKKLGEWVGLCKIDREGKPRKVVGCSCVVVKDYGKDSQAKDVIDNYFRAK